The following nucleotide sequence is from Pseudonocardia abyssalis.
CCCGATCCCGATGCCGCCCCAGGACCCGAGCAGTTCGCCGTCGGGGGAGAGTCGGTGGACGCGGCAGTTGCCGTAGCCGTCGGCGACGAACAGGTCGCCGTCCGGGGCGATCGTCAGGTTGGTGCACCCGTTGAACGGGCCCGCGGGCCGCTGGATCGTCTCGTTGAGGTGCACGACGGTGGGGCCGCGGCGCCCGTACCCGGTGTCGGCGGCCGACCCGGGGGTGCCGATGGTCTGCAGCAGCCGGCCGTCGGGGGTGAACCGGCGGATCGTGTGGTCGCCGCAGTCGACGCAGTACACGGTGCCGTCGGGGGCGACCGTGAGCCCGTGCGGGGTGGTGAACAGTCCGTCGCCCCACGCCGTGCGCACCGTCCCGTCCGGATCGAGGACGACCACGCCGTCGCGGTCGCGGGTGAACAGGTAGACGACGTCGTCCGCGTCGACGTCGACGGCCGCCACGTCGGTGTGCGCGAGCCGCTCGGGCAGCCGCCCCCACCGGTCGTCGACGGTGAACCGGAGGTCGGCCCGGGCCGGGGCGAGCGTCATCGCGCACCCCCGGCGGCCACCGGTGCCGCGGTCGCGGGCAGGAAGCCCCACGGGTGGGTGCCCCACCCCGGCGCGATCGGCTCACCGGCCCGGAGGGTGAGCACCGGCGCGATGCCGTGCTCCCCGGAGAAGCGGGCCTTCGTGGTGTCGAGGAACGTGAAGTCGCCGCCGACCAGGTCGAGGACGGTGAGGTCGGCCTCGCGCCCGACGGCGATGGCCCCGACCTCGTCCTGCAGCCCGACCGCGGCGGCGGCCCGCCCGGTCGTCATCGCGACGACCTCGCGGAACGAGTACCCGACGGCCATGAACTTGGCCATGCACTCCACGAGGCTGTGGAAGCTCTGACCGGGCAGGGTGACGTCGCTGGAGATGGTGTCCGGGTACAGGCCGCGCTCGGCCTGCTCCCTGGCCACGGCGAACCCGAAGTTGCCCATGCCGGGCGCCGGGTCGAGCACCACCCCGCGGGCGCGGGCCTCGGCGAGCATCGGGAACGTGGCGTCGACGTCGTCCATGACGCCGCCGACGTTCGGGCTGCACAGGTGGGTGAGGACGTCGCCGGGTTCGAGCGCGTCGATGAGGTGGCGGGTGACCTCGCCCATCCGCTCGGGGCGGGGCCGGTCGGCGGCCCGCAGGTCCCCGATGTGCACCATCAGCGGCACGTGGTGCTCCCGCGCCACCTTCTTCGACCGGTCGACGATCTCCTCGCCGCGCTCGGTCACGATGTCGCCGACGAGGCGCAGCTTGATCCCGGACACGAGCCCCGGGTTGTGCTCGACGCAGGCGGCGATGGCGCGGTCGTCGATGTCGTCGAGGCTCGCGAGGTCGGCCCAGCCCGGCATGGTGTGCGCGAAGCTGCCGATGTTGGCGAACACGACGACCCGGGTGGCGGCCTTCGGCAGGATGTGGGCGGGGAAGACGCCGATGTTGGCCACCCCGACGGACCCGCAGTCCACCACGGTCGTCACGCCGGACCGGACCCCGACGTCGTCGGGGACGCAGCAGCCCATCCCGACCCCGCGGGTGGTGGCGCCGTCGGCGACGTGGGTGTGGATGTCGACGAGGCCCGGGACGACGTACCGGTCGGCGCCGCGGATCTCCAGCACCCGACGGGCGCGCTCCGGGTCCAGCCCGGGTCCGATCTCGGCGATGCGCCCGTCGGTGACGGCGATGTCCGTGCGGCCGTCCAGGCCGGAGCCCGGATCGAGGACGTGGCCGCCGCGGATCAGCAGGTCGTAGGCAGGCGGGGGTCCAGAGGTGTGTGCGGTCACGGTTCGCTCCCGATCGGGTTGCGGCGGAGGAGACGGAGGAGGCGGGCTCAGCCCGGCGGCCAGGCGTCGGGCAGTCCGGCCGTCTGGACGGCCCACGCCCGCTCGAGATCGGTCATCGCTCCGGCGAGTCCGGCCTCGGCCAGGACCTTCCCGGCGTCGGATCCGGGCCGGCGTGCCGGCGCGCCCACGCGCAGCGGGGTGGCGGACAGGCCGAGGGCGATGCCGGGCGCGGTCACCTCGCCGACGTCCTCCGACACCTGGGTGACGACCACGCCGCGCGCCCGGGCGGAGGGGTCGGCCAGCACGTCGGCGAGGCCGAGGACGGCGTGCGCACCGACGCCCGCGGCGACCAGGTCCCGGACCCAGCCGGCGACCGGGCGGCGGGCGAACAGGTCCGCGAGCAGCAGCGCGAGCTTCTCCGCACCGGGGCCGTCGGGCCCCGTGGCGTCGAGCCCGGCCAGCTCGTGCAGGCCGGGCACCTCTGCGAGGCGGGGCAGGTCCCCGGGGTCCGCGGCCAGCGCGAACCAGCCGTCGGCACCGCGCTGGAACCCGTTCAGGGTGTGCTCGCCGAGCGCCCAGGGGCCGGCGGGCCCGTCGGTGGCCCCGAGCAGGAGCCCCGCCTGGTGCTGGCTCGCGGTGCGGGCCAGGGAGGTGGCGAGCGCGAGGCCGGTGCCGGTGCGCTCCCGGTGCAGCACGCCGAGCAGCGCGGCGTAGGCGCCGAGCACCCCGGTGCCGTAGTCGAGCAGGTTGTAGGGGCCGAGCACCGCGGGCGGTCCGTCGCCCCCGGCCCGCGCCATGATCCCGGTCGCGGCCTGGGCCTGGGTCTCGTAGCCGCGCCCGGTCGCCCACGGCCCGGTGGCGCCGTAGCAGCTGATCGAGACGTGCACGACCTGCGGGCAGCGGGCGAGGACGTGCGCGGCGCCGATGCCGTAGCGCTCCGCGGTGCCGGGGGTGAAGTTCTGCACGATGACGTCGGCGCGCTCCGCCAGGGCCCAGAAGACCTCCTGGCCCGCCTCGCGCTCGACGTCGAGCAGGATGGAGTCCTTGCCCCGGTTGACGGCGCCGTGCGCGCCGACCCGCCGCTGGGGCGCGTTGATCTTGGTGACGGCGGCGCCGAGCTCGCCGAGCAGGCGCGCGCTGGTGGGGCCGGCCAGCACCTGGGTCAGGTCGAGGACGCGGAGGCCCTCCAGCGGACGGGTCCGTCCCCCGGGCGGTCCGGGTGCGGGCCGGGGGAGGGCGGGGACGGGCTCGCCGAGGACGGCGGCCCGGTCGGCGTCGGGGAGGTGCCGCGGACGCAGGCGGGCGGGCCGCCCGACGACCTCGACCGCGGCCCCGGCCATCGGCGTGGGGCCCAGCACCGGGTCGTCGAGCCGCACGACGGCACCCGACTCCGCGGCGTGGGGGGTCCGCAGCCACTCCTGCGCCGTCCGCACCGCCGCCAGCGGCACCCCGGCGCGCGCGCCGAGCGCCTCCCACTCCGCGGCGGGCCGGGTGGCGAACAGCCCGGTGAGCCGGGTGCGCAGGAGCGTGTCGTCCGTGGAGGCCGTCCACTCGGGACGGCCCGCGGCGTCGAGGAACCAGGTGAGGAACCGGCGGCTGCCGCCGATCGGGTTGTACTGGACGTGCCGGCCGTCGGCGCAGGCGTAGGTGCCACTCCCGTTGGCCCGCAACGGGTGCTGGACGGCGGGCCCGCGGGCGGTCGGGAAGGCGCCCGCGTCGCCGATCGCCTCGAAGACGGCGTCGTGCAGGGGGACGGTGACCTGCTGGCCGCGGCCGGACCGGCCCCGCTCGACGAGCGCGGCCACGACCCCGGCCGCGCCGAGGAACGCGGCGAAGTTCGAGGCGACCGGCACGGCCGAGTAGGTGGGCCGGCCCGGGTCCCACCCGGCGGGCTCCTCACCGGTGCGGAGCCGGCAGCACGCGGTGGCGGCGTCGACGACGCACTCCCCGCCCGCCACGGCGTGCCGCGGGTCGTCCGGCGCGAAGGGCGGCAGCGACAGGTGGACGACCCGGGGGGCGCGCTCGCGCAGCTGCTCGTAGGCGAGCCCGAGCCCGGCCAGGATGCCCGGGCGGAGGTCGTCGACCACCACGTCGGCCCCCTCGACCAGCCGGCGCGCGACGTCGAGGTCGGCTTCGTCGTGCAGGTCGAGCGCGATACGCCGCTTCCCGCGCAGGTAGAAGGCGTCCGTCGCGGTGTCGGGGGCGCCCGGCCGGTCGACGTGCACGACGTCCGCGCCCTGGTCGGCGAGCAGTACGGCGGCGAGCGTCCCGGCGACGTGCTCACCGAGGTCGACGACCCTGATGCCCTCGAGCAGGTCCGGCATGCCGTGTTCCCCCTGGCGTCGTCGACCGTGGTGGCGGCCGGGGCGAGCCCGGCGTCGGGGTCGGCCCCCGTCGTCGGAGCGTAGGGGCGTGGCGATGCCGCGGACGGCGACGAGAACTCCGCTGCTGTTGAGCTGAGCGCAACGGTGCGGGCCCGGTTGACGCCGTCGGGACGGGTCGCCGAGACTCGGCCGATGAACACGCACAGTGGCGGTGGGATGCACCTGCCGCCGCTGAACGCGCTGCGCAGCTTCGAGGCGGCCGGGCGGCTGGGCAGCATCCGCGCCGCGGCGGCCGAGCTCGTCGTGACTCCGGGCGCCGTCAGCCGCCAGGTCCGGGTGCTGGAGTCCTGGCTCGGTGTGGAGCTGTTCCGCCACGACGGGCGGACCATCCAGCTGACCGACACCGGTGTGCGCTACCTCCGGTCGGTCACCGAGCACCTGACCGGGATCGCGGAGGCGACGGACCGGGCGACGGGCCGTGGACGCGCGGAGGGGGCGCTGCGCATCCGCTCCTACACCCTGCTGGCGAGCACCTGGCTGATCCCGCGGCTGACCCGCTTCCGGCGCAGCCAGCCCTGGATCGAGATCGAGCTCGTGACCTCCAGCGACCCCGCCGACTTCGGCGGCCGCGACGTCGACGCCGAGATCCGGCCCGGCGCGTCGGGGCCGTGGCCCGGGCTGGAGGCCGACCTCGTCGTCGACACCGACCTCGTCCTCGTCTGCAACCCCGCCTACGTCGCCGAGTACCGGCTGGAGCGGCCTGAGGACCTGCGGCGGCTGCCCGGTGACGGGTTCCTGCGCTCGGTGGCCTCGCCGCACCTGTGGCGCATCTGGTTCGACGTGGTCGGGGTCGACGACGTCGACGTGACCCGGGGGCCGATGTTCGGGGACTCCACGCTGGCCTACCAGGCCGCGGCGGCGGGCCACGGCGTGATGCTCGCCCCGATGCCCTTCGTCGAGCCGGACCTGGCCGCCGGACGCCTCGTCGCACCGTTCCCGCTCGCGCCGCGGCCGGCGACGCAGTTCTACCTCGTCTACCCGGGCGACCACCCGAACCGGAAGGCGTTCACGGCCTTCCGCCGCTGGCTGCTCGCCGAGAGCCGGACCGCGGCCGTCGCCGACGTCTGAGTTGACTTCCGCTCACGCTCGCCTGCACTAACCGTCCTGCTCAGGCCCTGAACGCGGTCCTACCGTGAGGTCGAAGCGCTTTCCGAGGACCCGGTCCCGGAGCGCCCTCCCCAGCACCGCCAGCGCCCGAGAGGGGACAGTCATGCTCGTCGACTTCCGGCCACACACCCGCCTTCGAGGCAGTCGGCCGGTGGACATCGGGGCGACGGTCGTCCCGGTCCTCGAGGCCCTGAGCGACTCCCCGGTCGATCTCGGCAAGGTGCGCGTGGTCGCCGACTGGGTGCAGTACCGCGAGAACTTCCGCGACGTCGTGGACCTGCGGCCGATCCTGCACACGCCCGTGGCGCGGGGACCCGCCGAGGCGGTGCCGGTGCCCATGGGGACGCGCGAGGACGACGTCGAGATCGCCGTCGACGTCCGGCGCAGCGGCGACGTCCCGCTCCGCGAGCTGGCCGCCGACCGGCTCCGCGAGCGCTCGGACCACGTCGTGATCGAGGACTGGGGCCGCGGCAGCGAGAGCTGCATCTGGGACTTCAACGCCCTGTACTGGTCGGCGCTGGAGCTGTGGGAGAAGGCCAGCGGCCAGGGCTACGAGCAGGCGCTGCCCGGCGGGGAGAGCGACGCCCGCAACAGCGACGCCGCCCGCGACCTCGTCGACGAGCTGTTCGCCGTGTGGGACCGGCTCGCCGCGGCCAGGGCGCTGCCCGACGAGCTGTACGTCGTCGAGCTGGGGGTGGGCAACGGGGGGCAGGCCAAGGTCTTCCTCGACACCCTCCGGGAGCGCGACCGCGAGCGCGGCACCGCGTACTACCGGCGCCTGCACTACCTGATGTGCGACTACTCCCAGCATGTGCTGGACCTCGCCCGCGAGACCGTGGCGGAGCACCTCGACCACGTCAGCGCGTTCGCCCTCGACGCCGTCCGGCCGCTCACTGCGCTGGGTTTCCTGCAGTTCAAGGTCTTCCTCGTCTACGTGTCCAACGTCTACGACAACCTGCCGACCGACGAGGTCGCCCACCTCGGCGGCCGGACCTACTGCGTGGAGACCCGCGCCTACCTGCCCGCCGACGCCGCCGCCGAGCTGGCCGACCTCCTCTCGACCGGGGTGGACGAGCTCCCGGACCTGGTCCACAAGCTGCTGCGCCTCGGCCCCACCCTGCTCCCCGAGGCGGTGCCCGACCGCGTGCCCGACGTCGACTCCGCCGTCGAGTTCTGGCGGCGGACGTGGGCGGCGCTGCGGCTCGAGGAGCGCTACGTCCCCCTCGCCGGCCTCGACACCTACGCGCTGTCGGACCCGACGTTCGGCCCAGGCAGCGCCGAGACGGTGCTGGGCGGCGAGCTGCTCGGGCCGCTCCTGCAGTCCGGCGCCGACCTGCGCATGCACGTGAGCAACGGGGCCGTGACGAGCTTCGTGGAGAGCCTGAAGCTGCTGCATCCCTACGGCACGCTCGTGTGCCACGACCTGTTCGTCACCGAGGTCGAGGGCTACCGGACGCACTTCCGCGGTCCCGGGAAGTACGACGGCTCGGTCGTCAACTGGGTCAACGGGCCGCTCCTCGCCCACGTCGGGCGTCGGCACGGGTTCGACATCCGCTACGAACGGTTCCGGCACCGGTCCGGCGGCAACATCGTCACGATGTCCGCCCAGGTGGGGGACTGAGATGGGCGCCCCGACGGAGCAGCTGCGCCCGATCGCCACCACCGTCATCGGGTCGTGGCCCGTGCCGGAGTGGCTGGCCCGGCTGAAGACGGAGTGGTTCCGCGGCCGGATCAGCCACCGGCAGATGCAGGACGTGCACGAGACGGCGATCAAGGCCGCGCTGCGCGACCAGGAGCAGTCCGGCATCGACATCGTGTCCGACGGAGAGCTGCGCCGCGACAACGACGTCGACTACCTGCTCGCCCGGATGCCCGGGGTGGAGATCGCCCACACCGCCAAGGACTTCTACTTCGACTACTACGAGCCGCGGGTGACCGCGCCGCTGCCCGAGCCCGCCGGCCCCGGCCCGCTCGGCCTCGCCGACGACTACGCGTTCACCGCGGCGCAGACGGACCGACCGATCACCTTCTCCCTCACGGGACCCTTCTCGCTGGCCCACCGCATCCGCGGCGACGCCTACGGGGACCACCGGGAACTGGTGCTGGCCGTCGCGCGCCAGCTCAACGCGGAGGCCAGGGCGCTGGCGGCCCGGGGTGCGACCCGGCTGCAGCTTGACGAGCCGTTCCTGGCCGGGCACCCCGGCCAGGTCGACGTCGCCGTCGAGGCGATCAACCTCGTCACCGCGGGCGTGGACGTGTCCTGGGGGCTGCACGTCTGCTACGGCAACCGCTACTCCCGCCCGTCCTGGGAGGGGCACTACGACTTCCTCTTCCCCGCGGTGCTCGACGCCGCGGTCGACCACCTGGTCCTCGAGTTCGCCCGCAAGGGCTACGACGACCTCCCCGTGGTCGCCCGGTACGGCTGGGACCGCGGCGTGGGCGTCGGCGTGATCGACGTGAAGAGCCCGCGCGTGGAGACCCCCGAGATCGTGGCGGCCCGGATCCGGCGGGCGCTGGAGTTCGTCCCCGCCGAGCGACTGGTCGTCAACCCCGACTGCGGGCTGCGCCACCTCTCGGGCGACGTCGCCCGGGCCAAGCTCGCCGCGATGGCGGCCGGCGCCGAGCTCGTCCGCGCCTCCCTCCCCGCCGCCCGGCGCGACCCCGCCCCTGCCCCCGAACCGACCCCGGTCCTCTCCCAAGGAGCAGTCACATGACCCAGTCCGCCCCGCACGACATGCTGTTCACCTCGGAGTCCGTCACGGAGGGGCACCCCGACAAGATCGCCGACGCCATCTCCGACGCCGTCCTCGACGCCGCGCTCGCCGACGACCCGTTCGCCCGCGTGGCCTGCGAGACCCTGATCACCACCGGAATGGTCGTGCTGGCGGGGGAGATCACCACCCCGCGGCCCCTCGACTACACGGGCATCGTCCGGGAGACGGTCAACCGCATCGGTTACGACCACGGCGACTACGGCTTCGACGGGCACACCTGCGCCGTCCTCGTCGCGGTCGACGGGCAGTCGCCCGACATCGCCCGCGGTGTCGACCGGGCCAGCGAGCACCGCGACCGGGGTTCCGCCGACGAGCTCGACCTGTCCGGCGCGGGGGACCAGGGGATGATGTTCGGCTACGCCACCGACGAGACCCCCGAGCTCATGCCCACCCCGATCGCGCTGGCCCACCGGCTCGCGCGCCGGCTCGCCGTGGTCCGCCGCGACGGCACCCTCGGGCACCTCCGCCCGGACGGCAAGACGCAGGTGTCCGTCCGCTACGTCGACGGGGTCCCCACAGGGATCGAGCGGGTGCTCGTCTCCACCCAGCACGCCGAGGGCGTCACCCGCGAGCAGCTGACCGAGGAGCTGTGGGAGCACGTGATCACGGCCGTGCTGCCCGCCGACCTCTACGACGCGGACGCGCTGCGCGCCGACCTCCTGGTGAACCCGACGGGCCGCTTCGTCATCGGCGGCCCGGTCGGGGACGCGGGCCTGACCGGCCGGAAGATCATCGTCGACACCTACGGCGGGTTCGCCCGCCACGGCGGCGGCGCGTTCTCCGGGAAGGACCCGTCGAAGGTGGACCGGTCCGCGGCCTACGCGGCGCGGCACGTCGCGAAGAACGTCGTCGCCGCGGGCCTGGCGAGCCGGGCGGAGGTGCAGGTGGCGTACGCGATCGGGGTGGCCCGGCCGGTCTCGCTCATGATCGACACCTTCGGGACCGAGCGGGTGGAGCCCCGCCTGGTGCACAAGCTCGTGACCGAGCACTTCGACCTGCGCCCGGCCGCCTTCCGCCGCGACCTCGACCTGCACCGGCCGATCTACTCCCCGACCTCGGCGTACGGCCACTTCGGCCGCACCGACGTCGACCTGCCGTGGGAGCGCACCGACCGCGCCGACGCCCTGCGGGAGGCCGCCGGCCTGTCGGTCGGCGACGCCGCCGCGGTGGCCCGGTGAGCACCGCCCCGACCACCGTCCGCACGACGTCCCGGACCGGTGGCGCCGACCCGGTCCTCGTCACCGGGTCGGTGGCGACCGACCACCTGATGCACTTCCCCGGCCGGTTCGCCGACCACCTCGTCGCCGAGCACCTCGACCGGATCTCCCTGAGCTTCCTCGTGGACGAGCTCGTGGTCCGCCGCGGTGGGGTCGCGGCCAACGTCGCCTACGGGCTGGGCGTCCTCGGCGCGGCCCCGGTGCTGGTGGCCGCGGTCGGCGCCGACTTCGCGGAGTACCGCACCTGGCTCGAGGCCCACGGCGTCGACTGCGGCGGCGTGCTCGTCTCGGCCGTCTCGCACACCGCCCGGTTCACCTGCACGACCGACGACGACCAGTGCCAGCTGGCCTCCTTCTACCCCGGGGCGATGAGCGAGGCCCGCGACATCGACCTCGGCCCGCTGGTCGAGCGCCACGGCGCCCGCCTGGTGCTGATCGGCGCCGACGACCCCGAGGCGATGCTCGCCCACACCGCCCGGGCGCGGGCGCTCGGCGTCCCGTTCGCGGCGGACCCGTCGCAGCAGCTCCCGAGGCTCGACGAGGAGCAGTGCCGCACGCTCGTCGACGGGGCCCGGTACCTGTTCACCAACGCCTACGAGTGGGAGCTGCTGCGCCGGCGCACCGGCTGGGACGACGCCGACATCGCCCGCCGGACCGGCACCCGGATCACGACGCTGGGCGCCGACGGCGTCCTGCTGGTGGACGGCGGCGTCGAGGTGCACGTCCCGGCGGTGCCCGCGGCCGAGGTCGTCGACCCCACGGGCGGGGGGGACGGGTTCCGCGCCGGCTTCCTCGCCGCGATCGGGCACGGAATGGGCACCGAGCGGGCCGCGCAGCTCGGCGCACTCGTCGCCACCGCGGTGCTGGAGACCGCGGGCGCCCAGGAGTGGCGCCTCGACCCGGCCCGCGACCTGGCCCGCCTCGCCGACGCCTACGGCCCGGATGCCGCCGACGAGCTGCGGCCGCTGCTGCGCTCCGCCCCGGACCGGGTGGCCCGGTGAGGCCCGCGACGACGGGTGCCGAGCCGCTGCCGGTGCGGGCCGCGCTCGCGACCGCGCTGCGCGAGGCCTCCTACGAGGTGCTGCCCCTGCGGGGCGCGGAGGAGAAGGTCCTCGCCCACGTCCCGACCGAGGTGCCCGTATCGGTGACCACCACCGAGACCCGCGGGCTGGACTCCACGCTCGACCTGGCCGTCCGGCTGACCGCGGCCGGCTACCGGGCGGCGCCGCACCTGGCGGCCCGGCTGATCCGGGACGCGAAGCACCTGCACGACGTGCAGTCCCGGCTGCGGGAGGCGGGCGTCGACGGCGTCTTCGTGATCGGCGGCGATGCACCGGCGCCCGCGGGCCCGTTCCCCGACGCCCTGAGCCTGCTCGAGGCGCTCGACCGCGACGGCGACCGGTTCGCCTCCGTCGGGATCGGCGGGTACCCGGAGGGGCACGGCCGCATCGGCGACGCCCTGATCGAGCGGGCGCTGGTGGCGAAGGCGCCGCACGCGACGCACGTCGTCACGCAGCTGTGCTTCGACGCCGGGGCCACCGTGCGCTGGGCGCAGCGCATCCGGGAGGACGGCGTGGGCCTGCCGGTCCGCGTCGGCGTGCCCGGCCCCGTCGCCCGGACCAAGCTGGTCCGGATCGCCGCGGGCCTGGGGCTGGGGCAGTCGGCCCGCTTCCTCGCCAAGCAGCAGAACCTGATCGGCCGGTTCCTGCTGCCCGGGGGCTACCGCCCGGACCGCCTGGTCCGCCGGCTCGCGCCGACGCTGGCCCGGCCGGACCGCCCGCTGGCCGGGTTGCACGTCTACACGTTCAACGAGCTCGCTGCCACCGAGTCGTGGCGGCAGGGCTGGCTCGCCCGGCTGGCCGAGGAGGACCGATGACGGCCCGGGTGATGGACGGCCGGGCCTGCGCCCGCGCGCTCGCCGCGGGGCTCGCCGACGAGGTGGCCCGCCTGCGCGACCGGGGAGGGCGGCCGGGCCTCGCGATCGTCTCGGCGGGGTCCGACCACGGCGCGGCGCTCTACGGCCGGCGCCTGCAGCGGCTCTCCGCCGAGTTCGGGATCGGGCACGCGGCCCGTCCGCTGCCCGCGACCGCCACGCAGGCCGACCTGCTCGGCGTGATCGCGGAGCTCAACGCCGACCCGGACCTGTCCGGGATCCTCGTCCTGCGCCCGCTGCCGCCGCACGTGGACGAGTCCGCCGTGTTCCGGGCCCTCGACCCGGCCAAGGACGTGGAGGCCGTGCACCCGGAGAACGCCGGTCTGCTGACGCTGGGGGTGCCGCGGTTCGTGCCGTCGACGCCGGCCGCGGTGTTCCACCTGCTCGACACCTGGCTCGACGCGGCGGGGGAGGACCGGGCCGACTTCTACCACCGGTCGCGGATCGTCGTGGTCGGCCGGTCCAACACGGTCGGGAAGCCCGCCGTGGCCCTGGGGTGCGCGCGGGAGGCGTCGGTGGAGTCCGTCGACGTGTGGGCCGACCGCACGGGCGGTCTCGGCCGCCACACCCGGTGGGCCGACGTCCTCGTCGTGGCGGCCGGGCGGCCGGGCCTCATCCGGGCCGAGCACGTCACCCCCGGCGCGATCGTGATCGACGTCGGGATCAACGCATCCACCGGGTCGGACGGCCGGGTGCGGACGGTCGGCGACGTCGACGCGGCCTCCGTCGCGCCCCGTGCCGGCGCCCTGAGCCCGGTGCCCGGCGGGGTCGGGCCGGTGACGGACGTCTGGCTGCTGCGCAGCACCGTCCGCGCCGCCTCGCTGCGACCGGGATCGGACCGAACCCTGCTGGAGGTGCCGTGAGCACGCCCGGAACGACCACGCGCGGAGTGCTGCTGCTGTCCTGCCCCGACGCCCCCGGGATCGTCCACGCGGTCTCGGGGCTGCTGGTGGAGGAGGGCTGCACCATCCTGTCGAGCCAGCAGTTCGGCAGCCTCCTCGGTGGCAGCGTCCCCGGCGACGGCGGCACCTTCTTCATGCGCGTCGAGTTCACCCGTGCCGACGGGGCGCCGCTGGACCTGCCGGCCCTGCGCCTGCGGACGGCAGCGCTCGCCGACCGGTTCGGGATGACCTGGCGGCTGGTCGACCCGACGCGGCCGCTCCGCGTCGTGGTGATGGTGAGCCGGCTGCTGCACTGCCTCAACGACCTCCTCTTCCGCAGCTCGGTCGGCGAGCCGAACCTCGACGTCGTGGCCGTGGTGTCCAACCACCCCGACGCGGGCAGGCTGGCCGACAGCCACGGGGTCGCCTTCCGGCACATCCCGGTCACCGCCGACACCAAGGGGCGGGCCGAGGCGGAGCTGCTCGACCTGGTCGACCGGGAGCGCGTCGACCTGGTGGTGCTGGCCCGCTACATGCAGATCCTCTCCGACGACGCCTGCAAGCATCTCGAGGGCCGCGCCATCAACATCCACCACTCGATGCTGCCCAGCTTCAAGGGTGCGCGGCCCTACCACCAGGCGCACGTCCGCGGCGTCAAGTTCATCGGCGCCACGGCCCACTACGCCACCGCCGACCTCGACGAGGGGCCGATCATCGAGCAGGACCTGGTCCGGGTCGACCACAGCCTGGGCCCCGAGCAGCTCGCGGCCCGCGGGCGCGAGGTCGAGAGCCGGGCACTCGCCCGCGCCGTGCGGTGGCACGCCGAGAACCGGATCGCCGTCCACGGCAACCGCACCGTCGTGTTCCCCTGACGAGGAGGCAGATCGTTGAGCCCACGTCAACAGCGGGCGGCCTTCTCGTCGCCCGGAAGAGTGGTCGCGGCGTCGTACAGTGGCTGTGCTCCTGATCACTCCAGGTCCCCCGCAGTCGGAGTGGCGGGGGGCGGCGCCGTTCGGACACATGTCGTTGACGCAACGGATCGAGTCCTCCATGAACACTGACACCGGCCGCGCGACGACGGCAGAGCCCCTGCTCGTCGTCGACGGGCTGACCATCGACTTGACCGGCGACGTCGCGCAGCCCGGCATCCTCTCGGACGTCTCCTTCACCGTCGAGCACGGCGAGTCGGTGGCCCTGATCGGGGAGTCCGGCTGCGGGAAGACGATGACGGCGATGGCGGTCCTCGGACTGCTGCCCCGGGGCTTCGCGGTGACCGGTGGGCAGATCCGGCTCGCGGGCCGCGACCTGCTCACCAGCACGCAGCGCCAGCTGCGCGAGACCCGCGGCCGGGCCATCGGCGCGATCTTCCAGGAGCCGATGAGCAGCCTGGACCCCACGATGCGCGTCGGCGACCAGATCGCCGAGTCCCGGCGGCTGCACCTGGGCGAGAGCCGGAAGACGGCTCTGGTTCGGGCCGCGGAGCTCCTCGACCGCGTCGGTATCGCCAACGCCGGCAAGCGCCTCCGCAGCTACCCGCACGAGCTGAGCGGCGGGATGCAGCAGCGGGCCATGATCGCCTCCGCGATCGCCTGCGATCCCGGGCTCGTGCTGGCCGACGAGCCGACGACCGC
It contains:
- a CDS encoding amidohydrolase family protein, which gives rise to MTAHTSGPPPAYDLLIRGGHVLDPGSGLDGRTDIAVTDGRIAEIGPGLDPERARRVLEIRGADRYVVPGLVDIHTHVADGATTRGVGMGCCVPDDVGVRSGVTTVVDCGSVGVANIGVFPAHILPKAATRVVVFANIGSFAHTMPGWADLASLDDIDDRAIAACVEHNPGLVSGIKLRLVGDIVTERGEEIVDRSKKVAREHHVPLMVHIGDLRAADRPRPERMGEVTRHLIDALEPGDVLTHLCSPNVGGVMDDVDATFPMLAEARARGVVLDPAPGMGNFGFAVAREQAERGLYPDTISSDVTLPGQSFHSLVECMAKFMAVGYSFREVVAMTTGRAAAAVGLQDEVGAIAVGREADLTVLDLVGGDFTFLDTTKARFSGEHGIAPVLTLRAGEPIAPGWGTHPWGFLPATAAPVAAGGAR
- a CDS encoding CaiB/BaiF CoA-transferase family protein, whose amino-acid sequence is MPDLLEGIRVVDLGEHVAGTLAAVLLADQGADVVHVDRPGAPDTATDAFYLRGKRRIALDLHDEADLDVARRLVEGADVVVDDLRPGILAGLGLAYEQLRERAPRVVHLSLPPFAPDDPRHAVAGGECVVDAATACCRLRTGEEPAGWDPGRPTYSAVPVASNFAAFLGAAGVVAALVERGRSGRGQQVTVPLHDAVFEAIGDAGAFPTARGPAVQHPLRANGSGTYACADGRHVQYNPIGGSRRFLTWFLDAAGRPEWTASTDDTLLRTRLTGLFATRPAAEWEALGARAGVPLAAVRTAQEWLRTPHAAESGAVVRLDDPVLGPTPMAGAAVEVVGRPARLRPRHLPDADRAAVLGEPVPALPRPAPGPPGGRTRPLEGLRVLDLTQVLAGPTSARLLGELGAAVTKINAPQRRVGAHGAVNRGKDSILLDVEREAGQEVFWALAERADVIVQNFTPGTAERYGIGAAHVLARCPQVVHVSISCYGATGPWATGRGYETQAQAATGIMARAGGDGPPAVLGPYNLLDYGTGVLGAYAALLGVLHRERTGTGLALATSLARTASQHQAGLLLGATDGPAGPWALGEHTLNGFQRGADGWFALAADPGDLPRLAEVPGLHELAGLDATGPDGPGAEKLALLLADLFARRPVAGWVRDLVAAGVGAHAVLGLADVLADPSARARGVVVTQVSEDVGEVTAPGIALGLSATPLRVGAPARRPGSDAGKVLAEAGLAGAMTDLERAWAVQTAGLPDAWPPG
- a CDS encoding LysR substrate-binding domain-containing protein, whose protein sequence is MNTHSGGGMHLPPLNALRSFEAAGRLGSIRAAAAELVVTPGAVSRQVRVLESWLGVELFRHDGRTIQLTDTGVRYLRSVTEHLTGIAEATDRATGRGRAEGALRIRSYTLLASTWLIPRLTRFRRSQPWIEIELVTSSDPADFGGRDVDAEIRPGASGPWPGLEADLVVDTDLVLVCNPAYVAEYRLERPEDLRRLPGDGFLRSVASPHLWRIWFDVVGVDDVDVTRGPMFGDSTLAYQAAAAGHGVMLAPMPFVEPDLAAGRLVAPFPLAPRPATQFYLVYPGDHPNRKAFTAFRRWLLAESRTAAVADV
- a CDS encoding peptidyl-alpha-hydroxyglycine alpha-amidating lyase family protein, which translates into the protein MTLAPARADLRFTVDDRWGRLPERLAHTDVAAVDVDADDVVYLFTRDRDGVVVLDPDGTVRTAWGDGLFTTPHGLTVAPDGTVYCVDCGDHTIRRFTPDGRLLQTIGTPGSAADTGYGRRGPTVVHLNETIQRPAGPFNGCTNLTIAPDGDLFVADGYGNCRVHRLSPDGELLGSWGGIGIGPGEFHLPHAICATPDGLLLVGDRENERIQVIDLDGTYRTEWTDVQRPSDITVGPDGLLYVAELWRPRGSASFTGGASTTDLPGRVSVLDRDGRVVARWGASTVMRDAPGNFVAPHGIAVDSTGAVYVAEVTGTFGVATGRVPAAMADHQLQKFTPIS